One Nicotiana sylvestris chromosome 12, ASM39365v2, whole genome shotgun sequence genomic window carries:
- the LOC104235765 gene encoding nicotinate N-methyltransferase 1 yields MELANMISVPMSLNAVVRLKVADAIWEGGSNAPLSPTEILAKISGSEGGGGAGGGDAENLQRILRMLTSYDVFAEHIVDDGPQRRYSLTEVGKTLVTDKNGLSYGSYILQHHQDALMSAWTMVDEAVNDSSTEPFAKANGEPAYNYYGKKPEMNNLMLNAMSGVSVPFMKAILESYNGFQGVKTLVDVGGSGGDCLKMILEKHQSIQLGINFDLPEVVEKAPKIPRINHIGGDMFKYVPKGNAIFMKWVLTTWTDDECKQIMKSCYNALPKKGKLIACEPVLPHHTDDSKRTRALLEGDIFVMTIYRAKGKHRTEDEYRQLGRSAGFADCRGFYIDHFFTVLEFHKL; encoded by the exons ATGGAATTAGCCAACATGATAAGTGTACCTATGTCTCTAAATGCCGTTGTTAGGCTTAAAGTAGCTGATGCTATTTGGGAAGGTGGATCAAACGCGCCGCTCTCTCCCACCGAAATTCTCGCTAAAATAAGCGGTTCCGAAGGCGGCGGTGGTGCCGGTGGCGGTGATGCTGAGAATCTGCAAAGGATTTTACGCATGCTCACGAGCTATGATGTATTTGCTGAGCACATAGTTGATGACGGCCCTCAAAGAAG ATATTCGTTGACAGAGGTGGGCAAAACCCTAGTCACAGACAAGAACGGCTTATCCTATGGCTCCTACATTCTCCAGCACCACCAAGATGCGTTAATGAGCGCGTGGACGATGGTTGACGAGGCCGTCAACGATTCGTCCACTGAGCCATTTGCTAAGGCAAATGGCGAACCGGCTTACAATTACTACGGGAAAAAACCAGAAATGAATAACCTAATGTTAAATGCAATGTCTGGAGTTTCTGTGCCGTTTATGAAGGCAATTTTAGAGAGTTATAATGGGTTTCAAGGAGTGAAAACATTGGTTGACGTTGGAGGAAGTGGTGGAGATTGCTTGAAAATGATTTTAGAGAAACATCAAAGTATTCAACTAGGAATTAACTTTGATTTGCCTGAGGTTGTTGAAAAAGCTCCCAAAATTCCTC GTATAAATCACATCGGTGGTGACATGTTCAAATACGTACCAAAGGGAAACGCTATTTTCATGAAG TGGGTGCTAACAACATGGACAGATGATGAATGCAAGCAAATAATGAAGAGTTGCTATAACGCACTCccaaagaaagggaaattgattgCTTGTGAGCCAGTTTTGCCGCATCATACTGATGATAGCAAGAGAACTCGAGCACTTCTTGAAGGAGACATTTTTGTCATGACAATCTACCGTGCCAAAGGTAAGCACCGCACTGAAGATGAATATCGGCAGCTCGGCCGATCAGCTGGTTTCGCCGATTGCCGAGGTTTCTACATCGATCATTTCTTCACCGTTCTTGAATTTCATAAGTTATAA